In a single window of the Rhineura floridana isolate rRhiFlo1 chromosome 3, rRhiFlo1.hap2, whole genome shotgun sequence genome:
- the LOC133381277 gene encoding zinc finger protein 345-like, translating into MATSLGDVQGITEVLLGTSEEQKGEWKLTSQDYAKRQEGRKMQMPGDESSVSQSGENKIKGSIHYLKEIRMSPKCSKKINGQKPQRTYWRRHTGKKPSKCLKCGKGFFDKPTLRHQTVYTRKEPNTSLGCGESISQSGSLASCEKKLMGEKRYTFSKGSKSCSNQSVIASHDRIHTTGKSYKCMDCGKSFRQVYHLARHQRTRLEENRKVHTGGKPYKCLECGKSFCGKSALNMHKRIHTGDKRYKCLVCGKSFSQSSTFSRHQRTHSGDKPYQCLECRKRFAQSGALKVHQRTHTGNKPYKCLECGKSCSTNSALTAHQRTHTEEKPYKCLECGKSFRQNGALRVHQRIHTGNKPYKCLECGKGFTRSSSVTLHQRTHTGEKPYECMECGKSFNQNGDLQVHQRTHTGEKPYKCLECGKSCSTNTALTAHQRTHTGDKPYKCLECGKNFSESSTLTRHQRTHTGEKPYKCLECGKGFSWSTSVTLHQRTHTGEKPYECMECGKCFSQNGDLQVHRRTHTGEKPYKCLECGKSFSQNCNLQVHQRTHTGEKPYKCLECGKSCSTNSALTAHQRIHTGEKPYKCKECGKSFRQNGDLQVHQRTHTEEKPYKCFECGKSCSTNSALTVHQRTHTGEKPYKCLECGKNFSESSTLTRHQRTHTGEKPYKCLECGRNFSRSHHLTSHLITHMGTNLINVWSVERSSVSMATFLDVKGSMQGESLTMSGMWKELQSVSHPC; encoded by the exons ATGGCAACCTCTCTTG GAGATGTCCAGGGGATCACAGAAGTGTTACTGGGAACATCTGAGGAGCAGAAGGGGGAATGGAAATTGACGAGTCAAGATTATGCAAAGAGACAAGAAGGGAGAAAAATGCAAATGCCAGGGGATGaatccagtgtttcccaaagtggtgaaaataaaattaaagggaGTATTCATTACCTAAAGGAAATACGAATGTCTCCTAAGTGCAGTAAAAAGATAAATGGCCAGAAACCCCAGAGAACATATTGGAGGAGGCATACGGGAAAGAAACCATCTAAATGCTTAAAATGTGGGAAGGGATTTTTTGATAAACCAACCCTTAGACATCAGACAGTTTACACAAGAAAGGAACCAAATACATCCTTAGGCTGTGGGGAAAGTATCAGCCAGAGTGGAAGTCTTGCTTCCTGTGAAAAGAAACTTATGGGGGAGAAACGATATACATTTTCCAAAGGTAGCAAGAGCTGTTCTAATCAGTCAGTGATTGCTAGCCATGATAGAATCCACACAACAGGGAaatcatataaatgtatggacTGTGGCAAGAGTTTTAGGCAGGTTTATCACCTGGCTAGACATCAGAGAACTCGCCTAGAGGAAAATAGGAAAGTGCACACAGGGggaaaaccttataaatgcttggaatgtggaaagagcttctgtggtAAAAGTGCCCTTAATATGCataaaagaattcatacaggggacaagcgctataaatgcttggtgtgtggaaagagcttcagtcagagtagcacattttctagacatcaaagaactcattctggagacaaaccttatcagtGCTTGGAGTGTAGAAAGAGATTTGCACAGAGTGGAGCCCTTAAagtacatcaaagaactcatacaggaaacaaaccatataaatgcttggagtgtggaaagagttgcaGTACCAATAGTGCCCTTActgcacatcaaagaactcatacagaggagaaaccttataaatgtttggagtgcggaaagagctttaGACAGAATGGTGCTCTTCGGGTACATCAACGTATCcatacagggaacaaaccttataaatgcttggagtgtggaaagggttTCACTCGGAGTAGCTctgttactttacatcaaagaactcatacaggggagaaaccttacgaatgcatggagtgtggaaagagctttaatcAGAATGGCGATCTTCAggtacatcaaagaactcatacaggggagaaaccttacaaatgcttggagtgtggaaagagttgcaGTACGAATACTGCCCTTACTGCACATCAAAGAACACATACAGGtgacaaaccatataaatgcttggagtgtggaaagaacttcagtgagagtagcacccttactagacatcaaagaactcatacaggggagaaaccatataaatgcttagagtgtggaaagggctttaGTTGGAGTACCTctgttactttacatcaaaggaCTCATACCGGGGAGAAACCTtatgaatgcatggagtgtggaaagtgctttagTCAGAATGGTGATCTTCAGGTACAtcgaagaactcatacaggggaaaaaccttataaatgcttagagtgtggaaagagctttagtcagaattGCAATCTTCAggtacatcaaagaactcatacaggggagaaaccttacaaatgcttggagtgtggaaagagttgcaGTACAAATAGTGCCCTTActgcacatcaaagaattcatacaggggagaaaccttataaatgcaaggagtgtggaaagagctttcgtcAGAATGGTGATCTTCAggtacatcaaagaactcatacagaagagaaaccttacaaatgctttgagtgtggaaagagttgcaGTACGAATAGTGcccttactgtgcatcaaagaactcatacaggggagaaaccttataaatgcttggagtgtggaaagaacttcagcgagagtagcacccttactagacatcaaagaactcatacaggggagaaaccttacaaatgtttggagtgtggaaggaACTTTAGTCGTAGCCACCACCTTACCTCACATCTAATTACTCATATGGGGACAAACCTTAttaatgtatggagtgtggagagaagttcagtcagcatggccaccttTTTGGACGTCAAAGGATCCATGCAGGGGGAAAGCCTTACAatgtctggaatgtggaaagagcttcagtcagtgtCACACCCTTGCTAA